In Planococcus sp. MB-3u-03, the DNA window CTGACGGACGCATGCGGGCAATCGCTTCAATCACGCTCGACAATGAATTCGTAGTGCATGACATCCGCGTCATCGACGGCAACGACGGATTATTTGTCGCGATGCCAAGCAAGCGGACGCCGGACGGGGAGTTCCGCGACATTGCACATCCGATCAATTCCGGCACGCGCAATAAATTGCAAGAAGCCGTGCTCGAAGCATATGCACAAAGTGAAGAGCAGGCAGTTCTTGAGAATGCCGGCATCTGATACGCCGAAGAACCTTCCACTTCTAGAGAAGGTTCTTTTTTATGGGCAAAATCCCATCGGCAAGAAATCCCTCTCGCACCAGTTTTGTTCAGAAGGCGAAAAAAGCGCGCAATTGCGCTCGCTTCGGGCTTTGTCATGGGATTGTCATGTCCTGTAACCTTGAAAATCAAGGGTTTTTCAGCTATAGTCAATAAGGAAACGTGAAAGTGGCATTTTTTTGTCTAGACCAGGTAGCCCTTTCGCCAGACAATCATTTTTCAGTTAATCAATTTAAATACAGGAAACGGAGGGATTCGACCGATGGACCATACATATGCGGTAATTTTGGCGGCCGGGCAAGGCACGCGCATGAAATCGAAATTGTATAAAGTACTTCACCCGGTGTGCGGCATGCCGATGGTAGAGCATGTAACGGGGAATATCCACCGCCTTGGCGTCGAGAAAATTGTCACGATCGTCGGGCACGGAGCGGAAAAAGTAAAAGATCAGCTGGGGGACATGAGCGAATATGCACTCCAGGAAGAGCAGCTCGGCACAGCCCACGCCGTGCAGCAAGCAGCGCCGCTGATCGAAGGGAAAGCCGGGACGACGATCGTCGTGTGCGGCGATACGCCCTTGATCCGTGCGGAAACGATGCAGTCACTCATCGACCATCATAAAGAAACCGGCGCTAAAGCGACCATCCTGACGGCTATCGCTGAAGACCCGACAGGCTACGGCCGCATCATCCGGGACGCTTCTGAAAGCGTCGAGAAGATCGTCGAGCAAAAAGACGCATCGGCTGATGAGCAAGCCGTGAAAGAAATCAACACCGGAACCTATTGTTTTGATAACGAAGCTTTGTTCGACGCGTTGAAAAACGTTTCGAATGATAATGTACAAGGCGAATATTATTTGCCGGACGTCATCGAGATCTTGCAGAAACAAGGCGAAATCGTTGCGGCCTACGCAACTGACAGCTTTGAAGAGACGCTCGGTGTCAATGATCGCGTCGCGCTGAGCCAAGCGGAGACGTTCCTACGCCGCCGAATCGCTGAACAGCATATGCGCGCTGGCGTATCGATTATCGACCCAGCGACCGCGTATATCAGTGCACAGGCGAAAATCGGGGCCGATACCATCATCCATCCGAATGTCACCATCGAAGGAGACACGGTCATCGGGGAAGATTGCGTCATCACGTCGAATACGCGCATCGTCAGCAGCACCATCGGCGACCGCACGGAAATCCGCAGCTCCGAAGTATATGACAGCACGATCGGCAACGATACGGCTGTCGGGCCATTCGCTCATATCCGCCCGCAATCCGCGCTCGGAAATGAAGTGAAGATCGGCAATTTCGTGGAAGTGAAAAAAGCCGAGCTTGGCACAGGCAGCAAAGTGTCCCATTTGAGCTATATCGGAGATGCGCTTGTCGGCAGCGGCGTCAATATCGGCTGTGGCACGATCACCGTCAATTACGATGGCAAGAACAAGCACCTCACGACCATTGAAGATGATTCGTTCATCGGCTGCAACTCGAATTTGATTGCACCGGTAACCATCGGCAAAGGCTCTTATGTAGCGGCAGGGTCGACCATCTCGAAAGATGTGCCTAGTGATGCCTTGGCGATCGGCCGGGCGCGCCAGGAAAATAAAGAAGGCTACGCAAGCAAACTAAACCGCAAATAATAGGAGGGTTCCCCCCAATGGGCATTCAAAATACTAACTCGAAGTTGAAAATCTTTTCGTTGAACTCGAACAAAGAACTGGCTGAGCAAATTGCTGAGCAAGTGGGCTTGCCGCTTGGCAAAAGCTCGGTAACACATTTTAGCGACGGAGAAATCCAGATTAACATCGAAGAAAGCATCCGTGGCTGCGATGTGTTCATCGTCCAATCGACTTCACAGCCGGTCAACGAAAACTTGATGGAGCTATTGATCATGATCGATGCCGTCAAGCGTGCATCTGCGCGTACCGTAAACGTAGTCATCCCATACTACGGCTATGCACGCCAGGACCGTAAAGCACGTTCACGCGAGCCGATCACGGCAAAACTCGTCGCTAACCTGCTTGAGACAGCCGGCGCGACCCGTGTTGTCGTCTTGGATCTTCACGCTCCGCAAATCCAAGGGTTCTTTGATATTTTGATTGACCATCTGGTAGCTGTGCCACTCCTATCCGATCATTTCCTGAACGATCCGAACATCGATCTCGAGAACGCGATCATCGTGTCGCCTGACCACGGCGGCGTAACGCGTGCCCGTAAAATGGCGGACCGCCTGAAAGCGCCGATTGCGATCATCGATAAGCGCCGCCCGCGCCCGAACGTTGCCGAAGTGATGAACATCGTCGGGAACGTCGAAGGCAAAACAGCGATCATCATCGACGACATCATCGACACAGCCGGAACGATTTCGATTGCGGCGAGCGCATTGATCGAAAGCGGAGCGAAAGAAGTTTACGCTTGCTGTACGCATCCGGTACTTTCCGGCCCGGCCGTCCAGCGCATTCAGGATTCCGTCATCAAGGAATTGGTCGTAACCAACTCGATCGCTCTTGCAGATGAGAAAAAAATCGACAAGATCAAACAATTGACGGTTGCACCGCTTCTTGCTGAAACCATCATCCGTGTACACGAACAGAAATCAGTCAGCACTTTATTTGATTGATGGCGCTGGGCTGGCATATGCCAGAGTCTTCCAGGTTTCAGCTTGATATGAACAGGGTAGTTATAAACTATGTGTTTAATATAACTGGAGGTTGAAATTATATGGCTATCAAAATGACAGCAGCGAAACGAGAAACAGGAAAACCGCATTCGGCATTGACCGATTTGCGCGGCGAAGGCCACGTGCCGGGCGTCGTATACGGCTACAAAATGGAAACGACACCGATTGCCGTATCCGAAATCGACTTGATCAAAACTTTGCGTGAATCTGGGCGTAACGGCGTCATCAGCTTGGAAATCGGTGGCAAGAGCACGAACGTCGTATTGAGCGATTACCAAATGGATTCATTGAAAGGCAGCTTTAAGCACGTCGACTTCTTGGCGATCAATATGTCTGAAGAAATCGATGTTGATGCAACTGTTCACGTGATCGGCGAATCACCAGGCGAAAAAGAAGGCGGCGTCGTCACGCAGCCGAACCGCGAAGTTCATATTCGCGTCAAGCCGAGCGATATTCCGGATTCTGTCGATATCGACATCAGCGAGCTCGCAATCGGCGACTCTGTGTCGGTCAGCGACATCCGCGACAAGTTCAGCTTTGAAATCTTGAACGACGATGACTTCCTGTTGATCTCTGTTACAGCACCACGTACAGAAGAAGAGCTAGAAGAGCTTGAAACAACAGACGAAGGCGAAGAGCCTGAAGTGATCGGCGACAACGAAGAAGAAGCAGCCGGCGAAGAAAAAGAATAATTCCTGTAATGCCCAAACAGGGACTGCCGATAGGCAGTCCCTGTTTTTATTGTACGCGCGCGGATTATGGTAAAATAAAAGGCAGTGAAGAGATAAAAGGAGTTTGCTATGAAAATGATCATCGGCCTGGGGAATCCAGGAAAAGCATATGAAGAAACTCGCCACAATATCGGCTTTCATGTGATCGACCGGTTGGCGAGCGAGTGGAACGCCCCGCTCACGCAGTCCAAGTTCAAGGGAATGTATTCCGTCGTCCACCGTCCAGAAGGCAAAGTGATGCTCGTCAAGCCGCTGACCTATATGAATTTATCCGGCGAATGCATCGGCCCCTTGATGGATTATTACAATGTCGATATGGAAGACATCGTTGTCATCTACGATGATCTGGATTTGCCGACAGGCCAGCTCCGCTTGCGCCAAAAAGGCAGCGCGGGTGGCCATAACGGTATCAAATCACTGATCCAGCATCTCGGCACCCAGCAGTTCAACCGCATGCGCATCGGCATCAGCCGCCCGCCTGCAGGGATGAAAGTGCCGGATTATGTACTCGCTAAGTTCAGTGCTGAAGAAAAGCCATTGATGCAAGAGGCGGTCAAAAAAAGTGCGGATGCGTGCAATTACTGGCTGTCGAAACCATTCATCGAAGTCATGAACGAATACAACGGTTAATCGCTTTGGCGCATGCGTGCGTCCAAGGCTTTTTCCCGTTTCCTATCGTTTTTAAAAGGGTAATATAGCCATCAAACGGCTTTATTTTGGACAGGAAGGAGGAATCTTCATGAAGCACATTTTGCAGACATTTTTAGGGGATTCCCATACTCAATCGTTTATCAAAGAACTGAAAAAAGGCCAGGACCACCAGCTGATCTCGGGCTTATCCGGCAGCGCGCGGCCGATTTTTTACCAGACGGTCCATGAAGAACTCGACAAGCCACTGCTCGTCGTGACGCCGAATTTGCTGCATGCCCAAAGGGTCTATGATGATTTGGTCAGGCTGATGGGGGAGCAGCGCGTGCGTTTGTACCCGGCGGAAGAAACGATCGCTGCCGATATCGCATTTTCCGGTCCGGAACTGCGGGCCCACCGCATCGATACGCTCGACCATATGAAATCGACCGGCAAAGGCATTTACGTCACGCCGGTTTCCGGTTTGCGCAAATTATTGCCATCCCCTGCACAATGGGACGGGGCGACTTTGCGCGTTGCGGACGGAGATGAGCTCGATACGGAGAACTGGCTATTGAAGCTTGTTGCAATGGGCTATTCCCGCACGACGATGGTCACTTCACCCGGCGAATTCGCTTTGCGTGGCGGCATCCTCGATGTCTATCCGCTGCATTTCGAGCATCCGGTGCGCATTGAATTATTCGATACGGAAGTCGATTCCATCCGCATGTTTTCTGCTGAAGACCAGCGCTCGCTTGAGAAAATCGAGTCGCTGTGCATTTTGCCGGCTGTTGAATTGGTGTTGTCGGCAGGGCAGAAGCGTGTATTGGCAGACCGGATCGAAGACCAATTGACCGCGAGCTTGAAGAAGCTCAAGGATGACGATACGAAAGAGTTGATGC includes these proteins:
- the glmU gene encoding bifunctional UDP-N-acetylglucosamine diphosphorylase/glucosamine-1-phosphate N-acetyltransferase GlmU, with protein sequence MDHTYAVILAAGQGTRMKSKLYKVLHPVCGMPMVEHVTGNIHRLGVEKIVTIVGHGAEKVKDQLGDMSEYALQEEQLGTAHAVQQAAPLIEGKAGTTIVVCGDTPLIRAETMQSLIDHHKETGAKATILTAIAEDPTGYGRIIRDASESVEKIVEQKDASADEQAVKEINTGTYCFDNEALFDALKNVSNDNVQGEYYLPDVIEILQKQGEIVAAYATDSFEETLGVNDRVALSQAETFLRRRIAEQHMRAGVSIIDPATAYISAQAKIGADTIIHPNVTIEGDTVIGEDCVITSNTRIVSSTIGDRTEIRSSEVYDSTIGNDTAVGPFAHIRPQSALGNEVKIGNFVEVKKAELGTGSKVSHLSYIGDALVGSGVNIGCGTITVNYDGKNKHLTTIEDDSFIGCNSNLIAPVTIGKGSYVAAGSTISKDVPSDALAIGRARQENKEGYASKLNRK
- the spoVG gene encoding septation regulator SpoVG translates to MEVTDVRLRRVQTDGRMRAIASITLDNEFVVHDIRVIDGNDGLFVAMPSKRTPDGEFRDIAHPINSGTRNKLQEAVLEAYAQSEEQAVLENAGI
- a CDS encoding 50S ribosomal protein L25/general stress protein Ctc, with the protein product MAIKMTAAKRETGKPHSALTDLRGEGHVPGVVYGYKMETTPIAVSEIDLIKTLRESGRNGVISLEIGGKSTNVVLSDYQMDSLKGSFKHVDFLAINMSEEIDVDATVHVIGESPGEKEGGVVTQPNREVHIRVKPSDIPDSVDIDISELAIGDSVSVSDIRDKFSFEILNDDDFLLISVTAPRTEEELEELETTDEGEEPEVIGDNEEEAAGEEKE
- a CDS encoding ribose-phosphate diphosphokinase codes for the protein MGIQNTNSKLKIFSLNSNKELAEQIAEQVGLPLGKSSVTHFSDGEIQINIEESIRGCDVFIVQSTSQPVNENLMELLIMIDAVKRASARTVNVVIPYYGYARQDRKARSREPITAKLVANLLETAGATRVVVLDLHAPQIQGFFDILIDHLVAVPLLSDHFLNDPNIDLENAIIVSPDHGGVTRARKMADRLKAPIAIIDKRRPRPNVAEVMNIVGNVEGKTAIIIDDIIDTAGTISIAASALIESGAKEVYACCTHPVLSGPAVQRIQDSVIKELVVTNSIALADEKKIDKIKQLTVAPLLAETIIRVHEQKSVSTLFD
- the pth gene encoding aminoacyl-tRNA hydrolase, producing MKMIIGLGNPGKAYEETRHNIGFHVIDRLASEWNAPLTQSKFKGMYSVVHRPEGKVMLVKPLTYMNLSGECIGPLMDYYNVDMEDIVVIYDDLDLPTGQLRLRQKGSAGGHNGIKSLIQHLGTQQFNRMRIGISRPPAGMKVPDYVLAKFSAEEKPLMQEAVKKSADACNYWLSKPFIEVMNEYNG